In one window of Pseudomonas putida DNA:
- a CDS encoding M949_RS01915 family surface polysaccharide biosynthesis protein — MPVTHRWLNLSLAVGSLALLAACDQKKFEILAPIPAEQLEVLGVQTPLKSVHFHDREGEGLLVLSRVDGQATDADSEQEVDKVVLKATLYGRASESEAFKPRWQVDQETTCPGLDLDVDFYTDVSDVTDLNKDGVAEVTVASHAFCGGGIDPHDISIEMREGEAIYSISGQSQISPAGEEPIGGEREDSASLKNAPQVLREHMDAVWQQVYKRPWSETSQPADDDPDDEGE, encoded by the coding sequence ATGCCTGTCACGCACCGCTGGTTGAACCTCTCCCTGGCCGTGGGCAGCCTGGCGCTGCTCGCAGCCTGTGACCAGAAGAAGTTCGAGATCCTCGCGCCGATTCCGGCCGAGCAACTGGAAGTCCTGGGCGTTCAGACGCCGCTCAAGAGCGTGCATTTCCACGACCGCGAAGGCGAAGGCCTGCTGGTGCTCAGCCGTGTAGACGGTCAGGCGACCGATGCCGACAGCGAACAGGAAGTCGACAAGGTCGTGCTCAAGGCCACGCTCTATGGGCGTGCGAGCGAAAGCGAGGCGTTCAAGCCACGCTGGCAGGTCGATCAGGAGACAACGTGCCCGGGGCTAGACCTGGATGTCGACTTCTACACCGATGTCAGCGACGTCACCGACCTGAACAAGGATGGTGTCGCCGAAGTCACCGTGGCCAGCCACGCCTTCTGTGGCGGCGGCATCGACCCGCATGACATCAGCATCGAAATGCGCGAAGGCGAGGCGATCTACAGCATCAGTGGTCAGTCGCAGATCAGCCCGGCGGGCGAGGAGCCCATCGGCGGCGAGCGCGAGGACAGTGCGTCATTGAAGAACGCGCCGCAGGTGTTGCGCGAACACATGGACGCGGTCTGGCAGCAGGTCTACAAGCGGCCCTGGAGCGAAACCAGCCAGCCCGCTGACGACGATC